Proteins from one Nicotiana tabacum cultivar K326 chromosome 23, ASM71507v2, whole genome shotgun sequence genomic window:
- the LOC107766130 gene encoding uncharacterized protein LOC107766130, with product MLKQLYVNIPFTEVLTQMPAYAKFLKKILSSKRKLKEMKVVKLNAHCSSILQNKFPEKCGDPRSFTIPCSLSSENFDKALCNSGASINLMSLSVFKKLEGELGVIKYVPVSLQLADQTTIIPEGIIEDILVRVDKFIFLVEFIVVNVEENKEVPLILGRLFLYTGWAILDIYERKLILRVRNEKVVFQMKRMMKYPCDEASAYVCLKLDVVGELAEQHKLDKLVGDSLERCISQSSTTEDEDLKIKKEVEALKMRTRW from the coding sequence atgctgaAACAGTTGTATGTGAATATCCCGTTCACGGAGGTGCTCACACAGATGCCAGCCTATGCAAAATTCCTAAAGAAAATCCTCTCAAGCAAAAGGAAGCTCAAGGAAATGAAAGTGGTCAAACTCAATGCCCACTGCAGTTCTATTCTACAAAACAAATTTCCTGAGAAGTGTGGGGATCCTCGCAGTTTCACTATACCTTGCTCGTTGAGTAGCGAAAATTTTGACAAAGCCTTGTGCAATTCAGGTGCATCCATTAACTTGATGTCATTATCGGTGTTCAAGAAATTGGAAGGAGAGCTAGGAGTGATCAAATATGTGCCAGTATCCTTGCAATTGGCTGATCAAACCACGATCATACCTGAGGGCATAATTGAGGACATCCTGGTAAGGGTAGACAAATTTATTTTTCTAGTAGAATTCATCGTGGTAAATGTGGAAGAGAATAAGGAAGTGCCTCTAATCCTGGGGAGACTATTCCTTTATACTGGCTGGGCTATTCTTGATATATATGAGAGGAAACTCATTCTACGAGTGAGAAACGAAAAAGTGGTGTTTCAAATGAAGAGAATGATGAAATACCCATGTGATGAGGCATCTGCCTATGTTTGTCTCAAGCTAGATGTGGTGGGAGAATTAGCTGAACAACACAAACTAGATAAGCTGGTAGGTGACTCACTGGAGCGATGCATTAGTCAATCGAGCACAACAGAGGATGAAGATCTTAAGATCAAAAAGGAAGTTGAGGCGCTGAAAATGAGAACCAGGTGGTAG
- the LOC107766124 gene encoding NADH dehydrogenase [ubiquinone] 1 alpha subcomplex subunit 8-B-like: protein MSSAVDAVGNPIPTSAVLMSASKHIDIRCRSENVAYLKCKKDDPNPEKCLHKGQQVTRCVLSLLKDLHQRCNKEMDAYAGCMYYNTNEFEMCRKEQQEFEKACPY, encoded by the exons ATGAGTAGCGCAGTGGATGCAGTAGGGAATCCGATCCCAACATCGGCGGTGCTGATGTCGGCGTCGAAGCACATTGACATAAGATGCCGGAGCGAGAATGTAGCATATCTCAAGTGCAAAAAAGACGATCCTAACCCTGAGAAATGCCTTCACAAAGGTCAACAAGTCACTCGCTGTGTCCTTAGCCT GTTGAAGGATCTCCATCAAAGGTGTAACAAAGAGATGGATGCGTATGCTGGATGCATGTACTACAACACAAATGAGTTTGAGATGTGTCGTAAAGAGCAACAGGAATTTGAGAAGGCCTGTCCCTATTGA